The following are encoded together in the Xanthobacter autotrophicus Py2 genome:
- a CDS encoding lipopolysaccharide biosynthesis protein (PFAM: lipopolysaccharide biosynthesis protein~KEGG: rru:Rru_A3715 lipopolysaccharide biosynthesis): MLMPQAAQTGATEPATGSTPSAFTLRDFLIAAFYHIRIVLLAGLIPLVVAVAVAATSRTEYTASSLLMVIVSREVSNAQNVTDSGPAVLSIEGLKQVESEVQIIESADVARATVVEIGVDRLFPPGRLAAITRLFSSDKDVMDKAVERFQASLRASVQSGSNVIRVSFTNPDRDVAIAAADALVKNYLAARRRLFENPTAKILMLEVNRFQSDLTAVDREIEQLKVKAGIIDFAQDAILASNQVDSILQRRRQVAEREVAVAAQVTEAEKQFAALPDSVFDFAEKTDALPGDEDNNTLSKLLLERDRVASQYAPGSQLLRDLDRQIATIRARIKTRSERRYSTDRAVRNPQVNYIQNMILSLKVEQDSLGRQKAELVQQQRLAEERLAALRAAETPLIELNRKRDSLGEGFREYQRRAVAAAIEEAAAQSRQSAVRVVQEAGSAVTKRSLALPLVAAGLFAAILFGGAAGALASSLRTSFVTPAEAERALGLPALAVFDAEAEQPGNAATDEAIGSCATLLLDTRIDEEPLRVLHFLAPDADDALPWLARRLAEEFAARRQLRTLLIDLSSAAPYPLAAGGGEVRGGIAVTGTPVPLLWAAADAERSPLLDFRLPIAEAELMMAELRRGFDCVVISSDLPGASLVTQRFCQLVDANILAVQAEKSRTPAVARLRDQVAESGGLTIGFVFLGRRYYLPNWLYSRA, from the coding sequence ATGTTGATGCCGCAGGCGGCCCAGACCGGCGCCACGGAACCGGCCACGGGATCCACGCCTTCCGCTTTCACCCTGCGCGATTTCCTGATCGCCGCTTTCTACCACATCCGCATCGTGCTGCTGGCGGGGTTGATCCCGCTCGTGGTGGCGGTGGCGGTGGCGGCGACCAGCCGCACCGAATACACCGCCTCCAGCCTGCTCATGGTGATCGTGAGCCGCGAGGTGTCCAACGCCCAGAACGTGACCGACAGCGGCCCCGCCGTGCTCAGCATCGAGGGCCTGAAGCAGGTCGAATCGGAAGTGCAGATCATCGAGAGCGCCGACGTTGCCCGCGCCACGGTGGTCGAGATCGGCGTGGACCGGCTGTTCCCGCCGGGGCGGCTTGCCGCCATCACCCGCCTGTTCAGCTCCGACAAGGATGTGATGGACAAGGCGGTGGAGCGCTTCCAGGCCAGCCTGCGGGCCTCCGTGCAGTCCGGCTCCAACGTGATTCGGGTCAGCTTCACCAATCCCGACCGCGACGTGGCCATCGCCGCCGCCGACGCGCTGGTGAAGAATTATCTCGCCGCCCGCCGCCGCCTGTTCGAGAACCCCACCGCCAAGATCCTGATGCTGGAGGTGAACCGCTTCCAGAGCGACCTCACGGCGGTGGACCGGGAGATCGAGCAGCTCAAGGTCAAGGCCGGCATCATCGATTTCGCCCAGGATGCCATTCTCGCCTCTAACCAGGTGGACAGCATCCTCCAGCGCCGCCGGCAGGTGGCCGAGCGCGAGGTGGCCGTCGCCGCCCAGGTCACGGAGGCGGAAAAGCAGTTCGCAGCCCTGCCTGATTCGGTCTTCGACTTCGCCGAGAAGACCGACGCCCTGCCCGGCGACGAGGACAACAACACCCTCTCCAAGCTGCTGCTGGAGCGCGACCGGGTCGCCTCCCAATACGCCCCGGGCAGCCAGCTGCTGCGCGACCTCGATCGCCAGATCGCCACCATCCGGGCGCGGATCAAGACCCGTTCGGAGCGGCGCTATTCCACCGACCGGGCGGTGCGCAACCCGCAGGTCAACTACATCCAGAACATGATCCTGAGCCTCAAGGTGGAGCAGGATTCCCTCGGCCGGCAGAAGGCCGAGCTGGTGCAGCAGCAGCGCCTCGCCGAGGAGCGTCTCGCTGCGCTGCGCGCCGCCGAGACGCCGCTCATCGAGCTGAACCGCAAGCGCGATTCGCTGGGCGAAGGCTTCCGCGAATATCAGCGCCGGGCCGTGGCCGCCGCCATCGAGGAGGCGGCCGCCCAGTCGCGCCAGTCCGCGGTGCGCGTGGTGCAGGAGGCCGGCTCGGCGGTCACCAAGCGCTCGCTGGCGCTGCCGCTGGTGGCGGCGGGCCTGTTCGCCGCCATCCTGTTCGGCGGCGCGGCCGGAGCCCTCGCCTCAAGCCTGCGTACCTCCTTCGTCACCCCCGCCGAGGCGGAACGCGCGCTCGGCCTGCCGGCGCTCGCGGTGTTCGACGCCGAGGCGGAGCAGCCCGGCAATGCCGCGACCGACGAGGCCATCGGCAGTTGCGCCACCCTGCTGCTCGACACCCGCATCGACGAGGAGCCGCTGCGGGTCCTGCATTTTCTCGCGCCCGACGCCGACGACGCCCTGCCCTGGCTCGCCCGGCGGCTGGCGGAGGAGTTCGCCGCGCGGCGCCAGCTGCGCACGCTGCTGATCGACCTCTCCAGCGCCGCGCCCTACCCGCTGGCCGCCGGCGGCGGCGAGGTGCGCGGCGGCATCGCCGTTACCGGCACGCCGGTGCCCCTGCTGTGGGCCGCCGCCGACGCGGAGCGCTCGCCGCTGCTCGACTTCCGCCTGCCCATCGCCGAGGCGGAACTGATGATGGCCGAGCTGCGCCGCGGCTTCGACTGCGTCGTCATCTCCTCCGACCTGCCCGGCGCCTCGCTTGTCACCCAGCGCTTCTGCCAGCTGGTGGATGCCAATATCCTCGCGGTGCAGGCGGAAAAGTCGCGCACGCCAGCGGTGGCCCGCCTGCGTGACCAGGTGGCGGAGAGCGGCGGCCTCACTATCGGCTTCGTCTTCCTCGGCCGGCGCTATTACTTGCCGAACTGGCTCTACAGCCGCGCCTGA
- a CDS encoding polysaccharide biosynthesis protein (PFAM: multi antimicrobial extrusion protein MatE; polysaccharide biosynthesis protein~KEGG: rru:Rru_A3720 polysaccharide biosynthesis protein), producing MSAAPSPSFLTLVRTYGTYAGAMMARGLELVGKLGLYMLGARALGVHDSGYFFLCLTLVGVLATVSRGGFERAVVRHLAAELAVGKGRAAGQAFLVGLGAVLVLGLAVTALTAAFAQPLADYVFRDPEAARPLLLSTLVILPQAACYFIGNALLGLHKGAAGQLVQNGLWPVLTLAAVVAGVTSLDGLIYALAAANVAATVVGAVLLFRERHRFVDTHTDAPPGAPLPALWRTAAPLSVVEIVQILLPSLPVLLLATFGLPSQVGAFSVANRISMLVWVVSTSIGSVAAPSFAARHRQGQWSELRQLNRRVRLAVAVFGTPVVAVMVLAPAQVLHLVGPGFEIAATALVILGVGQLVYCLLPCQEIVLAMAGHGGVLRWLTLAQTVVCGALCVLLIPPFGMIGAAIATAVFAAQLAIGASLMVRRLMPQAF from the coding sequence GTGAGCGCGGCACCGTCCCCCTCCTTCCTCACCCTCGTGCGGACCTACGGCACCTATGCCGGCGCCATGATGGCCCGTGGGCTCGAACTGGTCGGCAAGCTCGGGCTCTACATGCTCGGCGCGCGGGCGCTGGGGGTGCATGATTCGGGCTATTTCTTCCTCTGCCTCACCCTGGTCGGCGTGCTGGCCACGGTGTCGCGCGGCGGGTTCGAGCGGGCGGTGGTGCGCCACCTTGCCGCCGAGCTGGCCGTGGGCAAGGGCCGGGCGGCGGGGCAGGCCTTCCTCGTCGGGCTGGGCGCGGTACTGGTCCTCGGCCTCGCGGTGACGGCGCTCACCGCCGCCTTCGCCCAGCCGCTGGCGGACTATGTGTTCCGCGATCCCGAGGCCGCCCGCCCGCTGCTGCTCTCCACCCTCGTCATCCTGCCCCAGGCCGCCTGCTACTTCATCGGCAACGCGCTGCTCGGCCTCCACAAGGGCGCGGCGGGGCAATTGGTGCAGAACGGCCTGTGGCCGGTGCTGACGCTGGCGGCGGTGGTTGCCGGCGTCACCTCTCTCGACGGGCTCATCTATGCCCTCGCCGCCGCCAATGTGGCGGCCACGGTGGTGGGCGCGGTGCTGCTGTTTCGCGAACGCCATCGCTTCGTGGACACCCACACCGATGCGCCGCCGGGCGCGCCGCTGCCCGCGCTCTGGCGCACCGCAGCGCCGCTCTCGGTGGTGGAAATCGTGCAGATCCTGCTGCCGTCCCTGCCGGTGCTGCTGCTCGCCACCTTCGGCCTGCCCTCCCAGGTGGGCGCCTTCAGCGTGGCGAACCGCATCTCCATGCTGGTGTGGGTGGTCAGCACCTCCATCGGCAGCGTCGCCGCCCCCTCGTTCGCCGCCCGGCACCGGCAGGGGCAATGGAGCGAACTGCGCCAGCTCAACCGGCGGGTGCGGCTCGCGGTGGCGGTCTTCGGCACCCCGGTGGTGGCGGTGATGGTGCTGGCTCCCGCGCAGGTGTTGCACCTGGTGGGGCCGGGGTTCGAGATCGCGGCCACGGCGCTGGTCATCCTCGGCGTCGGCCAGCTGGTCTATTGCCTGCTGCCGTGCCAGGAGATCGTGCTGGCCATGGCCGGCCACGGCGGCGTGCTGCGCTGGCTCACGCTGGCACAGACCGTGGTCTGCGGCGCCCTGTGCGTGCTGCTCATCCCGCCCTTCGGCATGATCGGGGCGGCCATCGCCACGGCGGTGTTCGCGGCCCAGCTCGCCATCGGCGCCAGCCTCATGGTGCGCAGGCTGATGCCCCAGGCGTTCTGA
- a CDS encoding hypothetical protein (KEGG: rru:Rru_A3714 hypothetical protein), translated as MRQGNGAGMVVRIGMGTGCPQGSTAGRRAGQDIVTRALMRLTLVAALVGAGGAMAQQSPMQSLEGLPARPPVNPDVDPYPFDPFLSLRSYLRQRLPAGWWTRDPSYEAGAFVVVVHIPESWRGNPTSAMLRLCPEPSSTLWERIQVVELRPFYHQAPWPAATCRR; from the coding sequence ATGCGGCAGGGGAATGGGGCTGGAATGGTCGTGAGGATCGGCATGGGGACGGGGTGCCCGCAGGGGAGCACGGCAGGGCGGCGCGCGGGGCAAGACATCGTGACGCGGGCGCTGATGAGGCTTACGCTTGTGGCCGCGCTGGTGGGGGCCGGTGGGGCCATGGCCCAGCAGTCCCCCATGCAGAGCCTCGAAGGCCTGCCGGCGCGCCCGCCCGTCAATCCCGACGTCGACCCCTATCCGTTCGATCCGTTCTTGTCGCTGCGCAGCTATCTCAGGCAGCGCCTGCCGGCGGGCTGGTGGACCCGTGACCCGTCCTATGAGGCCGGGGCCTTCGTGGTGGTGGTGCATATTCCCGAAAGCTGGCGGGGCAATCCCACCTCGGCCATGCTGCGCTTGTGCCCGGAGCCGTCCAGCACGCTCTGGGAGCGCATCCAGGTGGTAGAGCTG